The Candidatus Paceibacterota bacterium genome has a window encoding:
- the glyA gene encoding serine hydroxymethyltransferase: protein MAKQIIPTDYRLQAVDAEIAVAIEREVRRQQENIELIASENFTSPAVMEAQGSVLTNKYAEGYPKKRWYGGCENVDVVEQLAIDRAKKLFGAEHANVQPHSGSGANMAVYFAFLKPGDKMLTMDLAHGGHLTHGNKANFSGRFFEIIHYGVRRDDERIDYDQLALMARENRPKMITVGASAYPRTIDFERLGQIARESGAYLLADIAHIAGLVATGLHPSPVPHADFVTTTTHKTLRGPRGGLVLCKEKYAKEIDSQTFPGIQGGPLMHVIAAKAVCLREAMQPSFTVYQKQIVQNAAVLADGMKRNGFRLVSGGTDNHLMLVDVGARGVTGKECQAALDLAGITVNKNTIPFETRSPFQASGIRLGTPAVTTRGMAEAEMAAIADMISEVLLDLKNPEAIAKVRQRVRELTMRFPLPY from the coding sequence ATGGCAAAACAAATTATTCCAACAGACTACAGGCTTCAGGCGGTTGACGCGGAGATTGCAGTCGCAATCGAGCGCGAGGTGCGACGGCAGCAGGAGAATATCGAGCTGATTGCAAGCGAGAATTTCACCAGCCCGGCGGTCATGGAGGCGCAAGGGTCGGTGCTCACGAACAAGTACGCCGAGGGCTACCCAAAGAAGCGATGGTATGGCGGCTGCGAGAACGTGGATGTGGTTGAGCAACTGGCGATTGACCGGGCAAAAAAGCTGTTTGGGGCCGAACATGCGAATGTGCAGCCGCACTCCGGCAGCGGCGCGAACATGGCCGTGTATTTCGCCTTCCTCAAGCCGGGTGACAAGATGCTGACCATGGACTTAGCCCATGGGGGACACTTGACGCACGGGAACAAGGCGAACTTCTCGGGCAGGTTCTTCGAGATCATTCATTATGGGGTGCGCAGGGATGATGAGCGCATTGACTACGATCAGTTGGCGCTGATGGCGCGCGAAAACAGACCGAAGATGATCACGGTCGGAGCGAGCGCCTATCCGCGGACGATTGATTTCGAACGCCTGGGTCAGATTGCTCGCGAGAGCGGGGCCTACCTGCTGGCGGACATTGCCCATATCGCCGGATTGGTGGCGACTGGGTTGCACCCCAGTCCCGTGCCACACGCTGACTTCGTGACGACGACGACGCACAAGACGCTGCGCGGGCCTCGGGGTGGGCTAGTATTGTGCAAAGAAAAGTACGCGAAGGAAATTGACTCACAGACGTTCCCGGGGATACAGGGCGGGCCGCTGATGCATGTGATCGCGGCCAAAGCGGTGTGCTTGCGCGAGGCAATGCAGCCGTCGTTCACGGTTTACCAGAAGCAAATCGTGCAGAACGCGGCGGTGCTGGCCGATGGCATGAAACGAAACGGCTTTCGGTTGGTGAGTGGCGGCACGGACAATCACCTGATGCTGGTGGACGTCGGGGCCCGCGGGGTGACGGGCAAGGAATGCCAGGCTGCCCTGGACCTGGCCGGCATAACGGTGAACAAGAACACTATTCCGTTCGAGACGCGCTCGCCTTTCCAGGCGAGCGGCATCCGTTTGGGAACTCCGGCGGTGACGACACGCGGGATGGCCGAGGCCGAGATGGCCGCGATCGCGGACATGATCAGCGAGGTGCTGCTGGACCTCAAGAACCCCGAGGCGATTGCCAAGGTGCGCCAGAGGGTACGCGAGTTGACCATGCGGTTCCCGCTGCCGTACTGA
- the rho gene encoding transcription termination factor Rho produces the protein MPRPSKKSKSKGAKQSGNEQTNPGVAESAAATVAVAEAPVDTAVGTGQPEASLAAAPEGARTQAKQASADEKARSDAASINIAKLQAMSMPDLNQMARDLGVENFGTMRKHEVIFHILQKNAERSGIMFSEGVLEILAEGFGFLRSQSFNYLPCPEDIYVSPSQIRRFDLQTGNLVTGQIRPPKEKEKFFALLKVEAVDQEEPDKAKDKTHFDNLTPLFPNRRFILETTPDELSTRVLDLVCPIGKGSRGLIVAPPRTGKTVLMQKLANAMLKNNPETYLFILLIDERPEEVTDMERTCRGAEVISSTFDEPPERHVQVAEMVIEKARRMIEHKRDVVILLDSITRLARAYNTVQPHSGKILSGGVDANALHKPKRFFGAARNIEEGGSLTIIATALVDTGSRMDEVIFEEFKGTGNMEICLDRALVDRRIFPSINIERSGTRKEELLYHPDEYNRVVILRRALTGVPPVEAMELVLNKLKKTGSNAEFLLGMSVG, from the coding sequence ATGCCAAGACCAAGCAAGAAGTCCAAGAGCAAAGGGGCTAAGCAGAGCGGCAATGAGCAAACCAACCCCGGTGTTGCCGAAAGCGCAGCCGCCACCGTGGCGGTAGCCGAGGCGCCGGTGGACACAGCGGTTGGAACAGGTCAACCCGAGGCTTCCCTGGCGGCTGCGCCTGAAGGGGCAAGAACCCAGGCCAAGCAGGCGTCGGCAGACGAGAAGGCCCGTTCCGACGCCGCCTCGATCAATATCGCCAAATTGCAGGCGATGTCCATGCCGGACCTGAATCAGATGGCGCGGGACTTGGGAGTAGAGAATTTTGGAACGATGCGGAAGCACGAAGTGATCTTCCACATCCTGCAGAAGAACGCCGAACGGTCCGGGATCATGTTCTCGGAGGGAGTGTTGGAGATCCTGGCCGAGGGTTTCGGCTTCTTGCGCTCGCAGAGCTTCAATTATTTGCCCTGTCCGGAGGATATTTACGTGTCGCCGTCGCAGATACGGCGGTTTGACCTTCAGACCGGCAATTTGGTGACGGGCCAGATCCGCCCGCCCAAGGAAAAGGAAAAGTTTTTCGCCCTGCTGAAGGTTGAGGCGGTGGATCAGGAGGAGCCGGACAAGGCGAAGGACAAAACGCACTTCGACAACCTGACGCCGCTCTTTCCCAACCGGCGGTTCATTCTGGAAACGACTCCTGACGAGCTGTCCACTCGAGTGCTGGACCTGGTGTGCCCGATCGGCAAAGGGTCGCGCGGGCTGATCGTGGCACCGCCGCGTACTGGCAAAACCGTCCTGATGCAGAAGCTCGCCAACGCGATGCTGAAGAACAACCCTGAGACCTACCTCTTTATCCTGCTTATTGACGAACGACCGGAAGAAGTCACGGATATGGAGCGCACCTGCCGTGGCGCGGAAGTGATCAGCTCGACGTTTGACGAGCCGCCGGAGCGGCACGTGCAAGTGGCCGAAATGGTGATCGAGAAAGCGCGGCGGATGATTGAACACAAGCGGGACGTAGTGATCCTGTTGGACTCAATCACCCGTCTGGCAAGGGCTTATAATACGGTGCAGCCGCACTCGGGCAAGATACTGTCCGGCGGTGTGGATGCCAACGCGCTGCACAAGCCGAAGCGGTTCTTTGGCGCGGCGCGCAATATCGAGGAGGGCGGATCCTTGACGATCATCGCGACGGCGCTGGTGGACACCGGATCGCGCATGGACGAGGTCATCTTTGAAGAGTTCAAAGGCACGGGCAACATGGAAATTTGCCTCGACCGCGCGTTGGTGGACCGGCGCATCTTTCCCTCCATCAACATCGAACGCTCCGGAACGCGCAAAGAAGAATTGCTCTACCACCCGGACGAGTACAACAGAGTGGTTATTCTACGCCGGGCACTAACAGGGGTGCCGCCGGTCGAAGCGATGGAACTGGTGTTGAATAAGCTGAAGAAGACCGGGAGCAACGCCGAGTTTCTGCTCGGAATGAGCGTGGGCTGA
- a CDS encoding ABC transporter permease has product MNPPASAHGTVAINPPSPGRLANSLAPARLRRTLRLAVKNLWLHRLRSLLTVLGIVFGVCSVIAMLAIGEGASFEAQEQIKNLGSQNVILHSIKPPEEQKVSDKGSESYVLQYGLTYIDARSIKSTIPGVEVLVPSRIMRDYVWNISRRVDCDIVGTVPWYPELRNHHVASGRFFTDADMGASANVCVLGAGMAETLFSLDSPLGRDVRVGGGYYRVIGVMEPRGKGLKTELAQSGAKAATHEMFIPLETAKTRYGEVLLKMRSGSFEAERVELHEVTVKVASRDQVLSVAEAVTAVLKHHHKKKDYEVVVPLELLKRAERTKQIFNIVLGSIAAISLLVGGIGIMNIMLATVTERTREIGIRRAMGAKRRDIVAQFLVEAVMLSGAGGLFGVVLGIAIPLLVTWFAAMKTIITFWSPLLAFSISGLVGVVFGLYPALRAAKMDPVEALRHE; this is encoded by the coding sequence ATGAATCCGCCCGCTTCAGCCCACGGCACCGTGGCGATCAACCCACCGAGTCCGGGCCGCCTTGCCAACAGCCTCGCGCCGGCGCGCCTGCGCCGCACGCTTCGGTTGGCGGTGAAGAACCTTTGGCTGCACCGGCTCCGATCACTTCTGACCGTCCTGGGCATTGTGTTTGGCGTATGCTCGGTAATCGCCATGCTGGCGATTGGGGAGGGAGCCAGCTTCGAAGCGCAAGAGCAAATCAAGAACCTCGGCAGCCAGAATGTCATCCTTCATAGCATCAAGCCCCCGGAAGAACAGAAGGTCTCGGACAAAGGCAGTGAAAGCTACGTGCTGCAATATGGCTTGACCTACATCGACGCCAGGAGCATCAAGTCCACCATCCCGGGAGTTGAGGTCCTGGTGCCGAGCCGCATTATGCGTGACTACGTCTGGAACATCAGCCGGCGAGTAGATTGCGATATTGTCGGCACGGTGCCGTGGTACCCGGAGTTGCGCAACCATCACGTCGCCTCAGGACGATTCTTCACCGATGCGGACATGGGTGCCAGTGCCAATGTATGCGTACTTGGGGCTGGAATGGCTGAGACCCTGTTTTCGCTCGATTCGCCCCTCGGCCGTGACGTGCGCGTCGGCGGGGGTTATTACCGAGTGATCGGCGTGATGGAACCGCGCGGCAAGGGGTTGAAGACCGAACTTGCCCAAAGCGGCGCTAAAGCGGCTACGCACGAAATGTTCATTCCTCTGGAGACGGCCAAGACCAGGTACGGCGAGGTGCTGCTCAAAATGCGCAGCGGCAGTTTCGAGGCTGAGCGCGTGGAATTGCACGAAGTCACGGTAAAGGTTGCGAGTCGCGACCAGGTCCTGTCGGTAGCCGAAGCCGTTACTGCGGTGCTCAAACACCATCACAAGAAGAAGGATTACGAGGTGGTGGTGCCGCTGGAGTTGCTCAAGCGCGCTGAGCGCACGAAGCAGATCTTCAACATTGTGCTGGGTTCAATCGCGGCCATCTCCCTCCTGGTCGGCGGCATTGGCATCATGAACATCATGTTGGCGACGGTCACCGAGCGCACCCGGGAGATCGGCATCCGTCGCGCAATGGGCGCCAAGCGCCGTGACATCGTCGCGCAGTTTCTGGTCGAAGCGGTAATGCTATCCGGGGCGGGCGGGCTGTTTGGGGTGGTCCTTGGGATCGCCATTCCGCTGCTGGTAACGTGGTTTGCGGCCATGAAGACCATCATCACGTTCTGGTCGCCGCTCCTCGCCTTTTCCATTTCTGGCCTGGTCGGCGTGGTCTTCGGCCTCTACCCCGCCCTTCGCGCGGCGAAGATGGATCCCGTGGAAGCGCTTCGCCACGAGTAG
- a CDS encoding ABC transporter ATP-binding protein: protein MAESIVQLRNIRKTYQMGLVTVEALRGVDLDIQEAEYVSIMGPSGCGKSSLLNVLGCLDRPNAGRYVLGDQDISQLDDNALSSVRGSRLGFIFQSYNLIQQLTVVENIEVPLYYQGQPESESRALAQAVAKRVGLADRLEHKPYELSGGQQQRVAIARALVNDPLIILADEPTGNLDSASGIEILEIFDDLNRHGKTVILVTHDPGVARHSSRTIRLRDGLIETDTKNGK from the coding sequence ATGGCTGAGTCAATCGTTCAGTTACGTAACATTCGCAAGACCTACCAGATGGGATTGGTAACGGTCGAAGCCCTGCGGGGGGTTGACCTTGACATTCAGGAGGCCGAATACGTGAGCATCATGGGCCCTTCCGGTTGTGGCAAGTCCTCCCTGCTTAATGTACTGGGTTGCCTGGACCGTCCTAACGCAGGCCGATACGTGCTCGGGGACCAGGACATATCACAATTGGACGACAACGCCCTTTCCAGCGTGCGCGGCAGCCGGCTGGGCTTCATATTCCAGTCCTACAACCTTATCCAGCAACTGACGGTGGTCGAGAACATTGAGGTCCCACTGTACTACCAAGGCCAACCCGAGTCAGAAAGCCGCGCTTTAGCCCAGGCAGTCGCCAAGCGCGTGGGTCTGGCCGACCGTCTGGAGCACAAACCGTACGAGCTTTCGGGTGGGCAGCAACAGCGGGTTGCCATCGCGCGCGCCTTGGTCAATGACCCGCTCATCATTCTGGCTGATGAACCGACCGGCAATCTGGACTCGGCTTCAGGAATTGAGATCCTGGAGATCTTCGATGACCTTAATCGCCACGGAAAGACGGTCATCCTGGTCACCCATGATCCAGGCGTGGCGCGGCATTCATCCCGCACGATCCGACTCCGGGATGGATTGATCGAGACCGATACAAAGAACGGCAAATGA